The Sander vitreus isolate 19-12246 chromosome 5, sanVit1, whole genome shotgun sequence genome includes a region encoding these proteins:
- the fam163b gene encoding protein FAM163B encodes MSAGTVVIAGGILATVILLTIVAVLCLCRLQYYCCKREESEKGEEEEPEFATMSPSWPLALSAPPTPPTPEHYGNEQENYTPTFLTEANGPASCCPTPPPRRCQRSHTFCPSCARCSLPFYLQHPERLCNGGRRISYRTVQQQDLELPIDLASFYQKLNLIRSVTMREVVNHSVSTDV; translated from the exons ATGTCAGCCGGGACAGTGGTCATCGCAGGAGGAATTCTGGCTACAGTCATCTTACTGACCATCGTCGCTGTACTGTGTTTATGTAGGTTGCAG TATTACTGCTGTAAGAGGGAGGAGTCTGAGaagggggaagaggaggaacCGGAGTTCGCCACCATGTCGCCTTCCTGGCCGCTGGCTCTGTCCGCTCCCCCTACACCTCCGACGCCGGAGCACTACGGCAACGAACAGGAGAACTACACCCCCACCTTCCTCACTGAGGCCAACGGGCCTGCCAGCTGCTGCCCAACACCGCCACCGCGCAGGTGCCAGCGCTCACACACCTTCTGCCCGTCCTGCGCCCGCTGCTCGCTGCCCTTCTACCTGCAGCACCCGGAGAGGCTGTGCAACGGCGGGCGCAGAATCAGCTACAGGACTGTGCAGCAGCAGGACCTAGAGCTGCCCATAGATCTGGCCAGCTTCTACCAGAAGCTCAACCTCATCCGTTCCGTTACCATGAGGGAGGTGGTCAACCACAGTGTCAGCACCGACGTCTAG